A genomic stretch from Rubripirellula reticaptiva includes:
- a CDS encoding DUF1559 family PulG-like putative transporter translates to MQTRNGITKVECFVVITCIVIVMGLLIPSVAHVRHGGRRAQCATNLKNLALASIQVSSVHDQFPGYLNDFGKFDATKSNEEFRSHRKVGAWGVSLLPWLDEQPTFERWTEDRYAVVAVGQQIEGTTPDGYLLQAAPDLAIFQCDKDDFDGDWLGGRNSYIANNGMCHRGPRHENEWTIVRDDGESVNVDFARSMSVANGVFNNKAQAVDETGQPVAIGPRVRLDDFRDGQGLTMLFSESTDALPWHRISADAIVEALVAVEQPFLYPESSRYIHGMVWHYEDSQGEDSEVRDNAMISAVSTAMPVQSIHRINGAFQGEPRLSDLARPSSFHVDGVNAAFADGATRFIQDSIDYRVYQSLLTPDGQHSEMPKRDHRLGSEDF, encoded by the coding sequence ATGCAAACGCGTAACGGCATCACTAAAGTGGAGTGCTTTGTGGTGATCACATGCATCGTAATCGTGATGGGATTGCTGATTCCGTCTGTGGCTCATGTTCGTCATGGAGGACGACGCGCTCAGTGTGCGACCAATCTAAAGAATCTCGCGCTGGCATCCATTCAGGTTTCCAGCGTGCATGATCAGTTTCCTGGATACCTGAACGACTTTGGGAAATTCGACGCTACAAAGTCAAACGAGGAATTTCGTAGTCACCGAAAAGTTGGTGCCTGGGGCGTGTCGTTGTTGCCATGGCTGGATGAGCAGCCGACATTTGAAAGGTGGACAGAAGATCGCTACGCCGTTGTTGCGGTTGGTCAACAAATTGAAGGTACAACGCCCGACGGGTACCTGCTTCAAGCGGCGCCTGACTTGGCGATTTTCCAGTGCGACAAAGATGACTTTGATGGCGATTGGTTGGGTGGCCGCAATAGCTATATCGCCAACAACGGAATGTGTCATCGCGGACCCCGTCACGAAAACGAATGGACGATTGTTCGTGACGATGGTGAGTCCGTGAATGTCGATTTTGCTCGCTCCATGTCCGTGGCAAACGGAGTCTTCAATAACAAGGCTCAAGCCGTCGATGAAACGGGACAACCGGTGGCGATCGGACCGCGTGTACGGCTGGATGACTTTCGTGACGGGCAAGGGCTGACGATGTTGTTTTCCGAAAGCACCGATGCGCTGCCCTGGCATCGAATCAGTGCCGATGCGATTGTAGAGGCGCTCGTTGCTGTCGAGCAACCGTTTCTCTATCCGGAATCATCCCGATACATTCATGGCATGGTGTGGCACTATGAGGATTCGCAGGGGGAGGATTCCGAAGTACGTGACAACGCCATGATTTCCGCGGTAAGCACTGCGATGCCAGTGCAAAGCATTCACCGGATCAACGGAGCTTTTCAAGGTGAACCCCGTCTGTCAGACTTGGCTCGTCCGTCGTCGTTTCATGTCGACGGAGTCAACGCTGCGTTTGCTGACGGCGCTACACGTTTCATTCAAGACAGCATCGATTACCGTGTGTATCAATCGTTGTTGACACCCGATGGCCAACATAGCGAAATGCCGAAGCGGGATCATCGGCTAGGGAGCGAGGACTTCTAG